The DNA window GCTTCGGGCAAGTTGAATTCATAGGCGGTGGTTACTTCAAAGGGATTAATTAACAAGAGGCAAATGTCCTCCGGCGGGGCGGCCTGCAGGTAGTAAAAGGGGCTGTCCGCCAGGGGCTTGCTGATATAAAATGCACGCAGTTCTTCAAACCCCGGCAGGCCTTGCTCAAAGGTTATTTTCACACCGTTTGCGGTTGTTTGATCCAAAGTAATGCCTCCTTATTTGTCCGGTGCCGGCATGATGCAGCACCCACGTTTCATTCAAACTGTAGCGGAGTTTGTTTTAAGCACGGCTAAATGTTTTTTCATCCCCTGGGTTAATTGAAAAAATGTTTTTTGCCTGTTTATAATTTACCATACAAACCCTCAAGAGTCACAGCAAACAGCCGAATTTTGTTGTAGGAATCTGCGAAAGGCGGGGTAGTATGGGATCTAATTTGCGTATCGGCGGTTTAGCCACCGGTTTGGATATAGACCAGATGGTCAGCGACTTAATGAAAGTGCAGCGCCTGAAGGTGGATAAAATTAAGCAAAAAAAGCAAATTGCCGAGTGGCAGCGGGAAGACTACCGGGATATTAACAACTCCCTGCGGGCCCTGCGGGACAATGTGTTCACTATGAAGCTGCAGGGCACCTATTTAGTAAAAAAAGCTGCTTCCTCCAACGAGAGTATTGTTAAGGCTACTGCTACATCCGCTGCGGTGCCGGGCAACTATACCTTGCAGGTAACGGCCCTGGCCAGCGCTGCCACTATGAACAGCACCGCGGAAGTAGCCTTTAACAAAGAGGCTGCCACCTTGAAGGAGCAGCTGGGGCTCACCGGGAGCGGGGCTTTCAAATTTACCGTCAACGGCAGCCAGGAAATCGAGATTAACCCGGACAGTGACACCATTGATTCTCTGGTGGCCAAAATAAACGGGGCCAAGCTGCCGGACGGCAAAACCGGCGCCGGGGTAACCGCTTTTTTTGATAAAACCGTTAACCGCATGTTTGTTTTTTCCAACCGTACCGGTGCCGAACAAAAAATTAATTTTACTGCCGTAGACGGTTTTGCCGATCAGGTTTACGAGCTGCTGGGCGATAAGTTAAAGCTGGACAGCGACGGCGACCCTGCCAACGGCATTGATGAAGCCGGCGGTACAAACGCCTCCTTTGTATTTAACGGCACAACCATCACCGGCCAGTCCGCCAACCAGTTTACCCTGGCCGGCATCAACTTTAATTTAACCGGCGCATCACCCGGTGAAACGGTAAATATTACTGTGGCTCATGATACAGAGGCGGTTTTTAATGCCGTTAAAAGCTTTGTCGACCTTTACAACAGTACCCTGGAAAAAATCAATACCAAGCTGAGTGAAGAAAAATACAAGGACTACCTGCCCCTGACCGACGACCAGCGGGAACAACTGAGCGACGAACAGGAAAAGAAGTGGGAAGAAAAGGCTAAAAGCGGCTTATTGAAAAATGATACTGTTTTATCAGGCATTGTCAGCAAGTTGCGTAATGCCGTCAGCACATCCGTGAGCGGCGTAAGTAACAGCAACTACGACACCTTGGCGGAAATTGGCATTAAAACACTAAGCTATACCGAAAAGGGCAAGCTTTACCTTGATGAGTCCAAGCTGAAGGAGGCCATTACAGCCAACCCCGAGGCGGTGCTGCAGTTATTTACCAATAATTCTGATACTTACAGCAATAAGGGGCTGGCGGTAAGGTTATATGATGAACTGACAGCTGCTATAAATACCATAACCAATAAAGCCGGGGCTGCTTCCGGCTACAGCCTGGTGGACAACAGCGTATTAGGCAAGCAAATCAGCAGTTTGGATAAAGAAATAGATACCTGGGAAGACAGATTAGAAGAAATTGAGGACAGATATTGGAAAAAATTTACAGCTCTGGAAACAGCCATTAACAAAATGAACAGCCAGAGCGCCTGGCTGGCCCAGCAGTTTGGCAGCGGTAATTAATCATAAGGGGGAAAGCGGTATGATTGCCAAGGATCCGTACAAAAGCTATCAGCAAAACGCTGTTTTAAGTGCGGCGCCGGAAGAGTTAACCACCATGCTTTATCAAAGGCTGGTGAAGGATTTAAAGCTGGCCCGGGAGTCAGTGGAAAAGAAAGATATTGAGGCGGCGCACCGGTGCATTACCCACGCCCAGGATATCATCGCCCACCTGCTGGATACCCTGGACACAAGCTATGAAGTGGGGCAAAACTTGCAGCTGATGTACGACTACATGAACCGCCGCTTGGTGGAAGCCAATATTAAGAAGGATCCGGAGATTCTCCGGGAAATTGCCGGCTATGCGGCAGAACTGCGGGATACCTGGGTGCAGGCGGTCAAACAGGTGAAGACCGGCGTGGCAGCGGGGAGTTAGCAAGGTGCAGCCGGCGGAGTTGTATAATCAAAAAAAACAGCGGTTGGAGCAAATCCTGGCCCTTACCCGGCAACTGGCGGTTGTCCTGGAACAGGATGAACCGGACCAATTGGCTGAATTGCTGGCGGCCAGGCAGCGGTTGATGGATCAGGTTGACCGGCTCGACCGGGACATCAGCTTGCTTGCCGGTGTTTCCGGCAACCCGCTGCCGGCCGAAACACCGGCCCACATAAACAGCTTGCTACAGCAAATTATTGAGCTTGATGAAGCAAATAAAACCCGCCTGGTTAGGGAATTAACCGTGGTCAGGCAAAAGCTGAAGGAACTGAGCGGCGGCAAGGCCGTGCGGCAGGCCTACGGGATGGCGCCGGTGCCCGGCAGCTGCGGCTGTTTCATTGATAAAAAAAAGTAGACCGGTGCGGGAGGTGAATTAGATTTGTTGGAAGCAATCAGCGCAGCGGTAAAAACAGCAGACTATATGCAACGGCCGGCTAACGAGCAACTGACCGCCCGGCAAGCCGAGCAGGCAGCTGCTGCGGCTGCCAAGGAAGAAGGGGGCGGCCGGCCTGAACCGGAGGAGCAGCCTTTAAAAGCCGAGTCGGTGCAGCAGGCTGTGCATAAGATGAACAAAACCCTGGAAACCTATGGCACGGAGCTGCGCTTCCAGCTGCACGAAAAAAGCGGCGAGTATATCGTCAAAATCATCAACACCAAAGACCATTCGGTAATCAGAGAAATACCGCCCGAACGGGTGCTGAACATGGTGGCGTACTTTAAAGAAATGCTCGGCCTG is part of the Desulforamulus hydrothermalis Lam5 = DSM 18033 genome and encodes:
- a CDS encoding flagellar protein FliT, producing MQPAELYNQKKQRLEQILALTRQLAVVLEQDEPDQLAELLAARQRLMDQVDRLDRDISLLAGVSGNPLPAETPAHINSLLQQIIELDEANKTRLVRELTVVRQKLKELSGGKAVRQAYGMAPVPGSCGCFIDKKK
- a CDS encoding flagellar protein FlaG, which gives rise to MEAISAAVKTADYMQRPANEQLTARQAEQAAAAAAKEEGGGRPEPEEQPLKAESVQQAVHKMNKTLETYGTELRFQLHEKSGEYIVKIINTKDHSVIREIPPERVLNMVAYFKEMLGLVVDKFA
- the fliS gene encoding flagellar export chaperone FliS, which gives rise to MIAKDPYKSYQQNAVLSAAPEELTTMLYQRLVKDLKLARESVEKKDIEAAHRCITHAQDIIAHLLDTLDTSYEVGQNLQLMYDYMNRRLVEANIKKDPEILREIAGYAAELRDTWVQAVKQVKTGVAAGS
- a CDS encoding flagellar hook-associated protein 2, whose translation is MGSNLRIGGLATGLDIDQMVSDLMKVQRLKVDKIKQKKQIAEWQREDYRDINNSLRALRDNVFTMKLQGTYLVKKAASSNESIVKATATSAAVPGNYTLQVTALASAATMNSTAEVAFNKEAATLKEQLGLTGSGAFKFTVNGSQEIEINPDSDTIDSLVAKINGAKLPDGKTGAGVTAFFDKTVNRMFVFSNRTGAEQKINFTAVDGFADQVYELLGDKLKLDSDGDPANGIDEAGGTNASFVFNGTTITGQSANQFTLAGINFNLTGASPGETVNITVAHDTEAVFNAVKSFVDLYNSTLEKINTKLSEEKYKDYLPLTDDQREQLSDEQEKKWEEKAKSGLLKNDTVLSGIVSKLRNAVSTSVSGVSNSNYDTLAEIGIKTLSYTEKGKLYLDESKLKEAITANPEAVLQLFTNNSDTYSNKGLAVRLYDELTAAINTITNKAGAASGYSLVDNSVLGKQISSLDKEIDTWEDRLEEIEDRYWKKFTALETAINKMNSQSAWLAQQFGSGN